From Varibaculum massiliense, a single genomic window includes:
- a CDS encoding phosphoglyceromutase — MTYKLILLRHGQSEWNAKNLFTGWVDVPLSDQGRQEATHGGELMKQENILPDIVFTSLLRRAIMTANLSLDAADRHWIPVKRSWRLNERHYGALQGKDKKAIRDQYGDEQFMLWRRSYSTPPPEIELGSEFSQDTDPRYAGEPIPSTECLEQVLERLLPYWEQEIVPELKTGKTVLVAAHGNSLRAIVKHLDQISDEDISGLNIPTGVPLYYELDENLQPVKKGGTYLDPDAEAKIAAVANQGK; from the coding sequence ATGACTTACAAATTGATACTGCTCCGTCATGGGCAAAGCGAATGGAATGCTAAGAATCTTTTCACCGGCTGGGTAGATGTTCCTCTATCCGATCAGGGTCGCCAAGAGGCTACCCACGGCGGTGAACTAATGAAGCAAGAGAACATCTTGCCGGATATCGTATTCACCTCCCTGCTGCGGCGGGCGATTATGACCGCCAACCTTTCTTTGGATGCCGCTGATCGGCATTGGATTCCGGTTAAGCGCAGCTGGCGCCTCAATGAGCGGCATTACGGCGCTTTGCAGGGCAAAGACAAGAAAGCTATCCGCGACCAGTATGGCGATGAACAGTTCATGTTGTGGCGCCGCTCCTACAGCACTCCTCCCCCAGAAATCGAACTGGGTTCCGAGTTCTCTCAAGACACTGATCCGCGTTATGCCGGGGAACCGATTCCCAGCACCGAATGCCTAGAGCAGGTTTTGGAGCGCTTACTGCCCTATTGGGAACAGGAAATCGTTCCCGAGCTGAAGACTGGCAAGACGGTGCTGGTGGCAGCCCATGGTAATTCGCTGCGCGCGATTGTAAAGCACCTGGATCAGATTAGTGACGAGGATATTTCTGGTTTGAATATTCCTACCGGGGTGCCCCTATATTACGAGCTGGATGAAAATCTGCAGCCAGTTAAAAAGGGCGGAACCTACTTGGATCCGGATGCCGAAGCTAAGATTGCAGCAGTAGCCAACCAGGGTAAATAG
- the topA gene encoding type I DNA topoisomerase, whose protein sequence is MSAKKLVIVESPAKARTISGYLGADYQVEASVGHIRDLPQPSALPEKLKQSGYKKFAVNVEDGFQPYYVVNPDKKKTVAGLRKDLAQAEELYLATDEDREGEAIAWHLLEVLKPKVPVKRMVFHEITKEAIDRALENTRDIDTDLVQAQETRRILDRLYGYEVSPILWRKVARHLSAGRVQSVATRLVVQRERERIAFIPASYFDLTATFNAEGQDFNARALEMDGVRFAVGRDFDDRGQLKRKATVMDQQLWEKLAQALTEKPICQVTSVESKPYTRRPAPPFTTSTLQQEAGRKLRMSSRQTMAVAQYLYENGYITYMRTDSTALSNQAISAARRQAKKLYGADAIPEKPRFYAKKAKGAQEAHEAIRPAGDNFRTPSQVKGALSDQQAALYELIWKRTLASQMNDARGTTDTVRVSAQLSLEGAAREVVFTASGTVITFRGFLAAYEEGKDKSRYASADSSTALPKLSEGQQLAVTSVDREKAEHVTSPPPRYTEASLVKTLEEKGVGRPSTYASTIGVIIERGYVRRAGQALVPSWQAFSVVRLLEENLASLVDYDFTATMEGDLDQIAAGERNGKELLSHFYFGGGEGDAFWERGLKDTVEGLGEIDARALNSIEVQPGVNVRVGRYGPYLEDAEGKRASVPEDLAPDELDAKKVKELFTISADTGRELGKDPENGNLILVKNGRYGPYFTEVLPEDAPKGTKPRTASLFKTMSIESASLDDALKLLSLPRIVGKDPESDTEITAQNGRYGPYLKKGSDSRSLESEEQIFSITLEQALAIYAQPKTRRGRTAKPPLKELGTDPVSGKPVVIKDGRFGPYITDGTTNVTVPRSSTVEEIEADQAYTLLAEKRAKGPAKKRGTRKTTKKTATKKTTKKRTTTKKTTAKKTEAKK, encoded by the coding sequence TTGAGCGCTAAAAAACTGGTAATAGTGGAATCTCCAGCCAAGGCTCGCACTATCAGCGGATACCTGGGCGCTGACTACCAGGTGGAGGCGTCCGTGGGACATATCCGCGACCTACCTCAACCCTCCGCGCTACCCGAAAAACTTAAACAGTCCGGGTACAAAAAGTTCGCGGTGAACGTGGAAGATGGTTTCCAGCCCTACTACGTGGTTAACCCGGATAAGAAAAAAACTGTAGCCGGCTTGCGTAAAGACCTGGCGCAAGCAGAAGAACTCTACCTCGCCACTGATGAGGACCGCGAGGGAGAAGCAATCGCCTGGCACCTCCTGGAAGTGTTAAAACCCAAGGTTCCGGTTAAGCGGATGGTGTTTCATGAAATCACCAAAGAAGCGATTGACCGCGCCCTAGAAAATACCCGAGATATTGACACTGACCTAGTCCAGGCTCAGGAAACCCGGCGGATTTTAGATCGCCTCTACGGATACGAGGTTTCCCCGATTCTATGGCGCAAAGTTGCCCGTCACCTCTCTGCCGGCAGGGTGCAGTCAGTAGCCACCCGCCTGGTAGTGCAGCGCGAACGCGAACGCATTGCCTTCATACCTGCCAGCTATTTTGATCTCACCGCCACCTTTAACGCCGAGGGGCAAGATTTTAACGCCCGCGCCCTAGAAATGGATGGGGTACGTTTCGCGGTAGGACGCGACTTTGATGATCGCGGGCAACTAAAACGCAAAGCCACAGTTATGGATCAGCAGCTGTGGGAAAAACTGGCACAGGCACTAACCGAAAAACCCATCTGCCAGGTAACTTCCGTAGAATCCAAGCCCTATACTCGCCGCCCCGCTCCCCCTTTTACTACCTCTACCCTGCAGCAAGAGGCCGGGCGGAAACTGCGAATGTCTTCGCGGCAAACTATGGCGGTAGCCCAGTACCTGTACGAAAACGGCTACATCACCTATATGCGAACCGACTCCACCGCGCTGTCCAACCAGGCGATTTCGGCGGCACGCCGCCAAGCAAAAAAGCTATATGGCGCGGACGCTATCCCCGAAAAACCCCGCTTTTACGCCAAGAAAGCGAAAGGCGCACAAGAAGCCCACGAAGCTATCCGCCCTGCGGGAGATAACTTCCGCACCCCCTCGCAGGTAAAAGGAGCCCTCAGCGATCAGCAAGCGGCGCTTTACGAACTGATTTGGAAACGCACCCTGGCCTCGCAGATGAATGATGCGCGCGGAACTACCGATACCGTCCGGGTAAGCGCTCAGCTGAGTTTGGAGGGCGCGGCGCGCGAAGTAGTGTTCACCGCTTCGGGAACCGTAATCACCTTCCGCGGTTTCCTGGCCGCCTATGAAGAAGGCAAAGATAAATCCCGCTACGCCAGCGCCGATAGTTCCACGGCGCTACCAAAACTTAGCGAAGGACAACAACTGGCAGTTACCAGCGTAGATAGAGAAAAAGCAGAGCACGTAACCAGCCCGCCTCCGCGCTATACCGAAGCCTCCTTGGTGAAAACCTTAGAAGAAAAAGGAGTAGGGCGTCCCTCCACTTATGCCTCCACTATCGGGGTAATTATTGAGCGCGGCTATGTGCGCCGCGCCGGACAAGCTCTAGTGCCTTCTTGGCAGGCATTCTCGGTGGTCAGGCTACTAGAAGAAAATCTGGCTTCCCTGGTGGATTACGACTTTACCGCCACCATGGAGGGCGACCTCGACCAGATAGCTGCCGGGGAACGCAACGGGAAAGAACTTCTCAGCCACTTTTATTTTGGAGGCGGCGAGGGCGATGCTTTCTGGGAGCGCGGTCTGAAAGACACCGTGGAAGGTCTAGGCGAGATTGATGCTCGCGCTCTGAACTCTATCGAGGTGCAACCGGGAGTAAACGTGCGGGTGGGACGCTATGGACCTTACCTGGAGGACGCGGAAGGCAAGCGAGCCTCGGTTCCCGAAGATTTGGCGCCCGATGAGTTGGACGCCAAAAAAGTAAAAGAACTGTTCACGATATCGGCTGATACCGGGCGAGAACTGGGCAAAGACCCAGAAAACGGGAACCTAATCTTAGTAAAGAATGGTCGCTATGGGCCTTACTTTACCGAGGTACTGCCCGAGGACGCCCCCAAGGGTACTAAACCTCGCACTGCCTCCCTATTTAAAACCATGTCTATCGAGAGCGCCAGCCTGGACGATGCCCTGAAACTGCTTTCCTTACCGCGCATAGTGGGCAAAGATCCCGAATCCGATACCGAGATTACCGCCCAAAATGGTCGCTACGGACCATACCTGAAGAAGGGGTCGGATTCGCGCTCCCTAGAAAGCGAAGAGCAGATTTTCTCGATTACTTTGGAGCAGGCATTAGCGATTTATGCGCAGCCGAAGACCCGCCGGGGGCGCACCGCGAAACCGCCTCTAAAAGAGTTGGGAACCGATCCAGTCTCCGGCAAACCGGTAGTAATTAAAGACGGGCGCTTCGGTCCTTATATTACCGATGGCACCACCAATGTGACCGTGCCGCGTTCTAGCACCGTGGAAGAGATAGAAGCTGATCAGGCATATACGTTGCTGGCGGAAAAACGGGCGAAAGGACCTGCTAAGAAGCGCGGAACGCGCAAAACCACCAAGAAGACTGCCACCAAGAAAACCACCAAGAAGCGCACAACCACTAAGAAAACTACCGCGAAAAAGACCGAGGCGAAAAAATAG
- a CDS encoding histone-like nucleoid-structuring protein Lsr2 — translation MARKTRIVLIDDINGELGDETIKFGLDGVDYEIDLTTENAAKLRELLDPWIQAGRRVGGRRVAGTDTRPASDAAKIRAWAQEQNMQVSEKGRISAKVRAAYYRTHLK, via the coding sequence ATGGCCAGGAAAACCAGAATTGTTCTGATTGATGATATTAATGGCGAACTCGGGGATGAAACCATTAAGTTCGGTCTTGACGGTGTTGATTACGAAATCGATTTAACTACCGAAAATGCCGCAAAGTTACGCGAGCTTCTCGATCCTTGGATTCAGGCGGGACGGCGGGTAGGGGGACGCCGCGTCGCCGGTACTGACACTCGCCCCGCCTCCGACGCTGCCAAGATTCGCGCTTGGGCGCAGGAACAAAATATGCAGGTTTCTGAAAAAGGACGCATTTCCGCGAAGGTGCGTGCCGCCTACTATCGCACTCATTTGAAATAA
- the purT gene encoding formate-dependent phosphoribosylglycinamide formyltransferase: MLTPTTFGTPMSKSALRVLLLGSGELGKELAIAFTRLGVEVHAADRYQNAPAQQVAHYSYVLDMTDGKQIDFLVKKVRPHFIIPEIEAIATGTLEEIAASSQATVIPTAHATRLTMDREGIRRLAAEELGIPTSRYLFASGEEEMRQAVDQIGLPCIVKPVMSSSGKGQSLLKTREDIEPAWHYALEGGRGASQGRVIVEGLVDFDYEITLLTVRSLDQQTGKTITSFCEPIGHLQVNGDYHESWQPAPMDSGVLEKAQAIAEKVTTALGGRGLFGVELFICGDEVLFSEVSPRPHDTGMVTMASGYLSEFELHARAILGLPVDTRLRTPAASAVICAPLASAAPVYRGLAPALAIPEVDLRLFGKPNSRPGRRMGVALARGNNIDQARERAKQAAELITVQDA, translated from the coding sequence ATGCTCACGCCAACTACTTTTGGAACCCCGATGTCGAAATCTGCTTTGCGAGTATTACTTCTCGGCTCGGGAGAGTTAGGTAAAGAACTGGCTATTGCATTTACCCGCCTGGGGGTGGAAGTCCACGCCGCAGATCGTTACCAGAATGCACCCGCACAGCAGGTGGCACATTATTCCTACGTCCTAGATATGACTGATGGTAAACAGATTGATTTCCTGGTGAAAAAGGTGCGACCTCACTTTATTATTCCGGAAATCGAAGCCATCGCCACCGGTACTTTGGAAGAAATTGCCGCTTCCAGCCAGGCCACGGTAATCCCCACTGCCCATGCCACTCGCCTGACTATGGATCGGGAAGGGATTCGCCGCCTCGCCGCGGAAGAACTAGGGATTCCCACTTCCCGTTACCTGTTTGCCTCTGGGGAAGAGGAAATGCGCCAAGCGGTAGACCAAATCGGTCTACCCTGCATCGTAAAACCGGTAATGTCCTCTTCTGGCAAAGGGCAGTCCCTGCTGAAAACCCGCGAGGATATCGAGCCTGCCTGGCATTACGCTCTTGAAGGAGGACGCGGAGCCAGCCAGGGAAGAGTAATCGTAGAGGGACTGGTCGATTTCGACTATGAAATCACGCTCCTAACGGTGCGTTCTCTCGACCAGCAGACCGGAAAAACGATCACCAGTTTTTGCGAACCGATTGGCCACCTGCAGGTAAATGGCGACTACCACGAGTCATGGCAACCGGCACCAATGGACAGTGGTGTGCTAGAAAAGGCGCAAGCTATTGCCGAAAAAGTTACCACCGCCCTAGGTGGACGCGGACTGTTCGGGGTGGAACTGTTTATTTGCGGTGACGAAGTCCTATTTTCTGAAGTATCGCCGCGTCCTCACGACACCGGCATGGTGACCATGGCTTCTGGTTATCTTTCCGAGTTTGAACTGCATGCCCGCGCTATTTTAGGGCTGCCGGTCGATACCCGCCTGCGCACCCCGGCGGCCTCTGCGGTAATTTGCGCACCACTTGCCAGTGCGGCTCCGGTTTATCGTGGTTTAGCGCCGGCTCTCGCTATTCCAGAAGTAGATTTAAGGCTATTTGGTAAACCCAATTCTCGCCCCGGCAGACGCATGGGGGTGGCATTGGCGCGAGGAAATAACATTGACCAGGCACGAGAACGAGCAAAACAAGCCGCCGAATTAATCACGGTACAAGATGCCTGA
- a CDS encoding anaerobic ribonucleoside-triphosphate reductase activating protein yields MCDYSAADGEPSLLGQARQLNIAGLVPFSTVDWPGKIVASVFCQGCPWRCAYCQNYEILDFKVPGAVPFAELEELLGRRKGLLDGVVFSGGEALAQAAVIPAARWVKTQGFQVGLHAAGAYPSRLQAMLADGLLDWVGLDIKALPADYRQVTGVAGADKAFACLDAVLASQVAYEVRLTVYPNHPGKVVELARDLAERGVKNFALQQARELGTSAEFKAQARGWDSQVKTWAKEIGQLGWENFSFRPA; encoded by the coding sequence GTGTGTGATTATTCGGCAGCTGACGGGGAGCCGAGCCTGCTCGGGCAGGCCAGGCAGCTTAACATTGCGGGGCTAGTCCCGTTTTCTACCGTGGACTGGCCAGGGAAGATCGTGGCCAGCGTGTTTTGCCAAGGTTGCCCTTGGCGCTGCGCCTATTGCCAAAACTATGAAATCTTAGATTTCAAAGTACCCGGCGCAGTCCCGTTTGCGGAGCTAGAAGAGTTGCTAGGGCGCCGAAAAGGACTGCTTGACGGAGTGGTGTTTTCCGGTGGGGAGGCGCTGGCGCAGGCAGCGGTGATTCCAGCTGCCCGCTGGGTGAAGACCCAAGGTTTCCAGGTGGGGCTGCACGCCGCGGGAGCCTATCCTTCGCGTCTGCAAGCAATGTTGGCGGATGGTTTGCTCGATTGGGTGGGGCTAGATATTAAAGCCTTGCCCGCCGATTACCGTCAGGTGACTGGAGTAGCAGGTGCGGATAAGGCTTTTGCCTGCCTAGATGCGGTGTTGGCCAGCCAGGTAGCCTACGAGGTACGGTTAACTGTTTATCCGAACCACCCCGGGAAAGTAGTGGAGTTGGCGCGAGATTTGGCGGAGCGAGGCGTAAAAAACTTTGCCCTGCAGCAGGCACGCGAGTTGGGGACTTCCGCCGAATTTAAGGCACAAGCTCGAGGTTGGGATAGCCAAGTAAAGACTTGGGCTAAGGAAATCGGGCAGCTGGGGTGGGAAAACTTTTCTTTCCGTCCCGCTTAA
- a CDS encoding ribonucleoside triphosphate reductase, with translation MAPQTKTKHLVDPGQTVNEYLSKADWRVNANANQGYSLGGMILNSSGKLIANYWLNEVYTPEIGQAHRDGDYHIHDLDMFAGYCAGWSLKQLLQEGFNGVPGAIASNPPSHFSSACGQIVNFLGTLQNEWAGAQAFSSFDTYMAPFIRKDNLDYEQVHQCMQELIYNLNVPSRWGSQCPFTNLTFDWTCPDDLVDEHPLIGDELMDFTYGDLAEEMEIINRAFIEVMTAGDADGRVFTFPIPTYNITPDFDWDSPNTERLFAMTAKYGLPYFQNFLNSDLDPHMIRSMCCRLQLDLRELLKRGNGLFGSAEQTGSLGVVTINMARLGYLYKGDLDGLTRQLDHLIDLASQSLEKKREVISWHMDSGLFPYTRRYLGTLDNHFSTIGVNGMNEMVRNFTDDAEDITGEMGHKMCADLLDHIRERMVQLQEETGHLYNLEATPAEGTTYRFAKEDAKRFPGIIQAGTADAPYYTNSSQLPVGYTQDAFQALEEQVELQGKYTGGTVLHLYMGEAMNSAESCKTLVHRALANFKLPYITITPTFSICPVHGYLSGEHFDCPKCAEEGNHEQPCEVWTRVMGYFRPVTSFNTGKQSEYAERTTFSQELAGV, from the coding sequence ATGGCACCCCAAACGAAGACGAAGCACTTGGTTGATCCGGGTCAGACCGTAAATGAGTATCTATCAAAAGCCGATTGGCGAGTAAACGCCAACGCAAACCAGGGGTATTCGCTGGGGGGCATGATTCTTAACTCTTCGGGCAAACTGATTGCCAACTATTGGCTAAACGAGGTCTACACTCCCGAAATCGGGCAAGCCCACCGCGACGGCGACTACCATATTCACGACCTGGATATGTTCGCAGGTTACTGCGCCGGTTGGTCTCTAAAGCAGCTATTGCAGGAAGGTTTTAACGGAGTTCCGGGCGCGATTGCCTCGAACCCGCCGAGCCATTTTTCCTCCGCCTGCGGACAAATCGTGAACTTCCTGGGAACTTTACAGAACGAATGGGCAGGTGCCCAAGCGTTCTCCAGTTTCGACACCTATATGGCGCCATTTATTCGCAAAGACAACCTGGACTACGAGCAGGTTCACCAGTGCATGCAGGAACTGATTTACAACCTGAACGTGCCTAGCCGGTGGGGCAGCCAGTGCCCCTTCACTAATCTCACGTTCGACTGGACTTGCCCCGATGACCTGGTAGATGAACACCCCCTGATTGGGGATGAACTGATGGACTTCACCTACGGGGATCTAGCCGAAGAAATGGAAATAATCAACCGGGCGTTCATCGAAGTGATGACCGCCGGGGATGCCGATGGACGGGTTTTCACCTTCCCCATCCCCACCTACAACATCACTCCCGACTTTGATTGGGATTCCCCCAACACCGAGCGGCTATTTGCGATGACCGCCAAATACGGTCTGCCCTACTTCCAGAACTTCCTGAACTCGGATCTGGATCCCCATATGATTCGCTCCATGTGCTGCCGCTTGCAGCTAGACCTGCGGGAACTGCTAAAACGTGGCAATGGGCTGTTCGGTTCGGCAGAACAAACCGGTTCCCTGGGGGTGGTGACCATAAACATGGCGCGCCTCGGCTACCTCTATAAGGGCGATCTGGACGGGCTCACCCGCCAGCTCGATCACCTGATTGACCTGGCCAGCCAGTCCCTAGAGAAGAAACGGGAAGTTATTTCCTGGCACATGGATTCCGGTCTTTTCCCCTATACCCGCCGTTACCTGGGCACTCTCGACAACCATTTCTCCACTATTGGGGTAAACGGAATGAACGAGATGGTGCGTAACTTTACCGATGACGCGGAAGATATTACCGGCGAAATGGGGCATAAGATGTGCGCCGACCTGCTAGATCATATCCGGGAACGGATGGTGCAGCTACAGGAAGAAACCGGTCACCTCTACAACCTAGAGGCCACCCCCGCCGAAGGCACCACCTACCGTTTTGCGAAAGAGGACGCCAAACGCTTCCCTGGGATTATTCAGGCTGGCACCGCGGACGCGCCCTACTACACCAACTCTTCGCAGCTTCCGGTAGGCTACACCCAAGACGCCTTCCAGGCGCTAGAAGAACAGGTAGAACTGCAAGGCAAATATACTGGTGGTACCGTGTTGCACCTGTATATGGGCGAAGCGATGAACTCCGCGGAGTCCTGCAAGACCCTGGTGCACCGGGCGCTAGCGAACTTCAAGCTGCCCTATATTACGATCACCCCTACCTTCTCCATCTGCCCAGTCCACGGGTATTTGTCGGGTGAACATTTCGATTGTCCCAAGTGTGCCGAGGAAGGCAACCACGAGCAGCCCTGTGAGGTGTGGACGCGGGTAATGGGCTACTTCCGCCCGGTCACCTCCTTCAATACCGGCAAGCAGAGCGAGTACGCCGAACGGACTACTTTCTCACAAGAGTTAGCCGGTGTGTGA
- a CDS encoding CAP domain-containing protein — protein sequence MKTWKEHAKTLVAGVLVAGVVAAGVNLADAATFFTNTSAAGSSAVTANAIDTNNREAVRTRYLSDIADTDYPESPNNGADHNKCRAGVANPTTANSVGRALNFFRGLNGAEAVKMDMTSGLQDYAQQAALNMAANGRLSHSIQENSKCFSQKAKQGAAISNLSDGSGQTPAEQILWYFIDPSNLGASTMTKVGSNDRLGHRIALMDPTLATSSYGNVNGYNAIVVTGDHLVNTPDFNNKQLVNDSAYKPEVMTWPSAGYFPYQLLTTNRDDRDDVERWSISFRGESKSQRPDLSKAQVRVTGPEGAEVPTTVLSNDRDGQGPGTWNYYNTLLIKMPKIKDLPVGSDGSRDYTVSVTGIKGATRPSYTYTVKLFDPMISSSQMAPQIKVNAAPRVAQGGYAEPAKLTVQGSTGMKYQWQRSKDAGKTWEDVKDKFRIPDDHRFYGTANDLDYAPGARTEDKWGLLRSAPIANRAEAESLRFRLKVTNPVGTSISEPLKLEYYGFDQDQVVRQGDKLIAKVTLQGNSDSVERYTDVIWKDQNGKQVGTGDTLTLTPDMKGKQIRPTVQFWLTSFMSASLYELKLPAYSVG from the coding sequence ATGAAAACGTGGAAAGAACATGCCAAGACATTAGTCGCTGGCGTTCTAGTCGCAGGTGTGGTTGCGGCAGGTGTCAACCTGGCCGATGCAGCTACCTTTTTCACCAACACCTCCGCCGCAGGTTCTAGTGCAGTCACTGCTAATGCCATTGACACCAACAACCGCGAAGCGGTACGCACCCGTTACCTTAGCGATATTGCCGATACCGATTACCCCGAAAGCCCCAACAACGGTGCGGATCATAATAAATGCCGCGCGGGGGTAGCCAACCCCACCACCGCTAACTCAGTAGGTCGGGCTCTTAACTTCTTCCGCGGTCTCAATGGTGCCGAGGCAGTCAAGATGGATATGACTTCCGGACTGCAAGATTACGCACAGCAGGCTGCGCTTAATATGGCTGCCAACGGTCGGCTCTCTCACTCGATTCAAGAAAACTCCAAGTGCTTCTCCCAAAAAGCAAAGCAGGGGGCCGCCATCTCTAACCTTTCTGATGGTTCCGGACAAACTCCTGCCGAGCAGATTCTGTGGTACTTCATTGATCCTTCTAACTTGGGTGCTTCTACCATGACCAAGGTTGGCTCCAATGACCGCCTGGGGCACCGCATTGCCCTGATGGATCCCACTTTGGCTACCTCTTCTTATGGGAATGTCAATGGTTACAACGCGATTGTGGTAACCGGTGATCACTTGGTCAACACCCCTGATTTCAACAACAAGCAGCTGGTTAATGACAGCGCTTACAAGCCGGAAGTTATGACTTGGCCGTCTGCCGGTTACTTCCCCTACCAGTTGCTGACCACCAACCGCGATGACCGTGACGATGTGGAACGCTGGAGCATCTCCTTCCGTGGCGAAAGCAAGTCGCAGCGCCCTGACCTCTCGAAAGCTCAGGTACGCGTGACTGGTCCGGAAGGCGCGGAAGTTCCCACCACCGTTCTAAGTAACGACCGTGACGGGCAGGGTCCGGGAACCTGGAACTACTACAACACCTTGCTAATCAAGATGCCGAAGATCAAGGATCTGCCGGTAGGTAGCGATGGCTCCCGTGACTACACGGTCAGCGTTACCGGGATTAAAGGTGCTACTCGCCCCTCCTACACCTACACCGTGAAGCTGTTCGATCCCATGATCTCCTCCAGCCAGATGGCTCCCCAGATCAAGGTGAATGCCGCCCCTCGGGTAGCGCAGGGTGGATACGCCGAACCGGCCAAGCTGACCGTGCAGGGCTCCACCGGTATGAAGTACCAGTGGCAGCGCTCCAAGGATGCCGGTAAGACTTGGGAGGACGTCAAGGACAAGTTCCGGATTCCCGATGATCACCGCTTCTACGGAACCGCGAACGATCTGGACTACGCTCCCGGTGCTCGCACCGAAGATAAATGGGGTCTGCTGCGGTCGGCTCCGATTGCTAACCGCGCCGAGGCCGAGTCCTTGCGCTTCCGCTTGAAGGTTACCAACCCGGTGGGTACCTCGATTTCTGAACCGCTGAAGCTGGAATACTACGGATTCGATCAGGATCAGGTAGTTCGCCAGGGCGACAAGCTAATCGCCAAGGTCACCTTGCAGGGTAACTCCGATTCGGTTGAGCGCTACACCGATGTGATCTGGAAAGACCAAAACGGTAAGCAGGTGGGAACTGGTGACACTTTGACTCTGACCCCCGATATGAAGGGCAAGCAGATTCGTCCCACCGTGCAGTTCTGGCTCACCTCGTTCATGTCAGCTTCTCTCTACGAGCTGAAGCTGCCCGCATACTCCGTTGGGTAA
- a CDS encoding ABC transporter ATP-binding protein has product MGKVIFDSVTRIYPGSDHPAVDKLNLEIEDGEFLVLVGPSGCGKTTSLRMLAGLEDINSGKIYIGNKDVTNVQPKDRDIAMVFQNYALYPHMTVRQNMGFALKIAKVPQEEIDKRVEQAAETLDLTEYLDRKPKALSGGQRQRVAMGRAIVRKPQVFLMDEPLSNLDAKLRVQTRTQIAQLQRTLGVTTLYVTHDQTEALTMGDRIAVIAGGILQQVGTPRDLYDHPANAFVAAFIGSPAMNIGTFKVQDGSAVLGGAKIPLAQSTLDAIKPEDNGEVIIGFRPEALEVQEGGVDPEHTIPIKVTHVEELGSDGYVYGTLDGHDVKEHRKDGRPCLNQVTIRVPPHSAPPAGSVMPVRIKEGGRHIFSASTQARLPE; this is encoded by the coding sequence ATGGGAAAAGTTATATTTGATTCGGTAACCCGAATCTATCCGGGGTCAGATCACCCGGCTGTTGATAAGTTGAATCTGGAAATCGAAGATGGAGAATTCCTGGTTTTGGTGGGTCCGTCGGGCTGCGGCAAAACTACTTCACTACGGATGTTGGCTGGCCTAGAGGATATTAACTCCGGCAAGATTTACATTGGGAATAAAGACGTAACCAATGTGCAGCCCAAAGACCGCGATATAGCCATGGTTTTCCAGAACTATGCGCTTTATCCGCACATGACAGTGCGTCAGAACATGGGTTTCGCCCTCAAGATTGCGAAGGTTCCGCAAGAGGAAATCGATAAGCGGGTCGAACAGGCCGCCGAAACTTTGGATTTGACCGAATATTTAGATCGTAAACCGAAGGCTCTCTCGGGTGGTCAGCGTCAGCGCGTGGCCATGGGGCGCGCGATTGTGCGCAAACCCCAGGTGTTCTTGATGGACGAGCCGCTGTCGAACTTGGATGCGAAGCTGCGGGTACAGACCCGTACCCAGATTGCCCAGTTGCAGCGCACTTTGGGGGTCACCACCTTGTACGTGACCCACGACCAGACCGAGGCGCTCACCATGGGTGATCGGATTGCGGTGATTGCGGGCGGAATCTTGCAACAGGTGGGTACCCCGCGTGATCTTTATGATCACCCCGCGAATGCTTTCGTGGCTGCTTTCATCGGTTCCCCGGCTATGAACATCGGCACCTTCAAGGTTCAGGATGGCTCGGCAGTGCTGGGCGGAGCAAAGATTCCGTTGGCACAGTCTACTTTGGACGCGATTAAGCCCGAGGATAACGGGGAAGTCATTATTGGCTTCCGTCCCGAGGCTCTCGAGGTTCAAGAGGGCGGGGTGGATCCGGAGCACACCATTCCGATTAAGGTGACCCACGTTGAGGAACTGGGCTCTGACGGCTATGTTTACGGCACTTTGGATGGTCATGATGTCAAGGAGCATCGCAAAGATGGTCGTCCTTGTTTGAACCAGGTAACTATCCGGGTACCTCCGCATTCTGCGCCGCCAGCTGGATCAGTTATGCCGGTACGGATTAAAGAGGGCGGGCGTCATATTTTCTCGGCCTCTACTCAGGCGCGGCTACCGGAATAA